A stretch of the Malus sylvestris chromosome 10, drMalSylv7.2, whole genome shotgun sequence genome encodes the following:
- the LOC126587083 gene encoding protein NRT1/ PTR FAMILY 4.2-like, with amino-acid sequence MSIERDVIQKESDDDRYFDWKGREADPRKHGGTRAAAFACVVEVLTNMVFLANASNFVRYFLLSMHYPHATAANMVTNFIGTSFLLSILGGFIGDSLFTRFTTLIISSIIELLGLILLRIQAQHAKFRPASGATPSRSQAAILYTGLYVVATGVGGINASLPAHGADQLDHCNQRLISTYFNWFFFSLCLGGLLSCTVMVWVEENNGWNSSFTITIIALSLALSVFVSGSPFYRHKRPGGSALTRIFKVLASAVRNWKASPEERVLENQYAVSAINSNGVNVRSHNKYKFLDKALIDSTISAAQVKETKTFIGLLPIFASTIMMNCCLAQLQTYSVVQGSTMNRKLHNFEIPVQSLTVLPLSVMLASIPLYERFRRILGDKNSAKSHIFQPLWRIGVGLALASVSMAVATIVESQRRKVAHKNVTLSFFWLGWQYLFLGVSDMLTLGGMLEFFYSEAPDSMRSMSTSLSWCSTSMGYFLSSVLVSIANSLSGRIGKEWLGGADVNHSRLDLFYTLLCILNTLNVLNYIYWARKY; translated from the exons ATGAGTATAGAAAGAGATGTCATTCAGAAAGAAAGTGATGATGACCGATATTTTGACTGGAAAGGAAGAGAGGCAGATCCTCGAAAGCACGGTGGAACCAGAGCTGCTGCCTTTGCATGTG TTGTGGAGGTGTTGACAAACATGGTGTTTTTAGCCAATGCCAGTAACTTTGTGAGATACTTCTTGTTGTCAATGCATTACCCACATGCTACAGCAGCAAATATGGTGACGAATTTTATTGGAACCTCCTTTTTGCTCTCCATCCTGGGAGGATTTATCGGTGACTCACTCTTCACAAGATTCACAACCTTAATCATCTCCTCTATCATAGAGTTGCTG GGATTAATTTTGCTGAGAATCCAAGCTCAGCACGCAAAATTTCGACCAGCATCGGGTGCTACGCCTTCTCGGTCTCAAGCAGCCATTCTATACACTGGCCTTTATGTCGTTGCTACCGGTGTAGGTGGAATCAATGCGTCCTTACCTGCACACGGTGCTGATCAGCTTGATCACTGCAATCAGAGACTCATCTCTACCTACTTcaattggtttttcttttccctGTGCCTTGGGGGCCTCCTAAGCTGTACTGTTATGGTTTGGGTGGAAGAGAACAATGGCTGGAATTCGAGCTTTACTATTACAATTATAGCCTTGAGTTTGGCACTTTCAGTTTTCGTCAGTGGGAGCCCATTTTATCGACATAAACGTCCTGGAGGAAGCGCATTGACAAGAATCTTTAAG GTTCTTGCTTCTGCAGTTCGAAACTGGAAGGCCTCACCCGAAGAGAGAGTATTGGAGAACCAGTATGCAGTATCTGCAATCAATTCGAACGGAGTTAATGTGCGATCCCATAACAAGTATAA GTTCTTAGACAAAGCATTAATTGATAGCACAATCAGTGCAGCTCAAGTTAAGGAAACAAAAACTTTTATAGGCCTTCTACCCATCTTTGCAAGCACAATCATGATGAATTGCTGCCTAGCCCAACTTCAGACATACTCAGTGGTACAAGGGAGCACAATGAACCGAAAACTACACAATTTCGAAATCCCAGTTCAGTCATTAACCGTACTCCCCCTCTCCGTTATGCTTGCTTCTATTCCCTTATACGAACGATTCCGAAGAATCTTAGGAGACAAAAACTCAGCAAAAAGTCACATCTTCCAACCACTTTGGAGGATTGGAGTAGGGCTAGCACTAGCATCTGTATCAATGGCTGTAGCCACCATAGTCGAATCTCAGAGACGCAAGGTGGCTCATAAAAATGTTACATTGTCTTTCTTCTGGCTTGGCTGGCAATACCTCTTCCTTGGAGTCTCAGACATGCTCACTCTTGGAGGAATGCTCGAGTTCTTTTACTCGGAAGCGCCTGATAGCATGAGAAGCATGTCCACTTCATTGTCATGGTGCTCAACATCAATGGGTTACTTTTTGAGCTCAGTTTTGGTGTCCATAGCAAATTCATTGAGTGGAAGAATTGGTAAAGAGTGGCTTGGAGGAGCTGATGTGAATCATTCACGTTTGGATCTGTTTTACACACTTCTCTGCATTCTCAACACTCTCAATGTTCTTAATTACATATACTGGGCTAGGAAATATTAG
- the LOC126587082 gene encoding disease resistance protein RPV1-like, with amino-acid sequence MNMASSSTIFPQEKHDVFLSFRGEDTRNTFRSHLYAALRRKKIETYIDYKLESGDKTAPALAEAIEKSKLSVIIFSKNYASSTWCLEELVHILRCKERYGQFVIPIFYDIDPSHIRKQQGTYADAFARLQERFKDNMDKVHKWRDALREAAKISGFDNSNKAGSEADLVQKVVDDILAKLNHEKSSDLKGYVGIESRIEEIESLLSIDSLDVCCVGIWGMVGIGKTTLADAIFHRLFSKFEACCFLANVRVESEEKDGLIHLRNKLLRKLLDDKNLDIDTPSIGSTFVRERLSRMKVLIVLDDVNDSSQIELLAGGRDHAPYGPGSRIILTTRDRSLLKQIVKEDKIYGVHALKRDEALQLFHLNAFKYNARITDYTELVEKVVDYAGGIPLTLKILGSSILCCETKEDCLDEIITMKESLRKNIQKVLKISYDGLKNEKEIFLDIACFYKVETMYIVKRMSDACGFRAAGIRVLSDKSLVSISESMLIEMPVLVQEMGREIVHEECIEEPGKRSRLFSADDVCHVLKNNTGTGAVQCIFFNMSEIGQLNRADFKKMFNLRLLNVDNSSFGNYWELNVSLPNSLRYLSCVGYQLKSLPSEFSPENLVELRIPYSNVKQLWNEGQKLGKLKVMDLSYSIYLTEVPDLSQSLNIEHINLMGCTSLVEIPLCIRQLNKLTVLNLGYCSKLRNLPEMPGNIEYLDLSSTAIEELPSSVWFNANISTLDIQWCKDLKNLPSCGCKLKLRNLSFWGCSSLGKFSELPRNLTELQLTETAIKVLPSSIEHLSHLKKIELESCERLASLPTSICKLNSLERLNLTGCLKFQCFPHILEPMEHLNFLSLSETAVKELPSSVENLIGLQTLQLYRCKKLKSVPKSIYNLNSLQTLTFGGCLKLRKLPQSRVGLRSLEELNLSYSGILEIPDHLVCLTSLRELDLSATMIRSIPASINQSSHLSVLRLTKCKKLLSIPELPAGLQILEAQGCLSLNTASKSRSALIQLCHDGYEFSLRHL; translated from the exons ATGAATATGGCTTCTTCTTCTACCATCTTCCCTCAAGAAAAACATGATGTGTTTCTGAGTTTCAGAGGCGAAGATACCCGCAATACTTTTAGAAGCCATCTTTATGCTGCTTTGCGTAGGAAGAAAATCGAAACTTACATTGATTACAAACTAGAGAGTGGAGATAAAACTGCGCCTGCCCTTGCCGAGGCAATTGAGAAATCAAAGCTTTCCGTaatcattttctcaaaaaattatGCTTCTTCCACTTGGTGTCTCGAAGAACTTGTGCATATCTTGCGATGCAAGGAAAGATATGGGCAGTTTGTTATACCCATTTTTTACGACATCGATCCATCACATATAAGAAAGCAGCAGGGGACTTATGCAGATGCATTTGCTCGACTTCAAGAACGTTTCAAGGACAATATGGACAAGGTGCACAAGTGGAGGGATGCTTTGAGGGAAGCTGCAAAAATATCTGGGTTCGATAATTCAAACAAGGCCGG GTCGGAGGCTGATTTAGTTCAGAAAGTTGTCGATGATATTTTAGCCAAACTGAATCACGAAAAGTCAAGTGATTTGAAGGGATACGTTGGAATTGAAAGCCGCATCGAGGAAATTGAATCATTATTATCCATTGATTCACTAGATGTCTGCTGTGTAGGTATTTGGGGCATGGTTGGTATTGGCAAGACCACCCTTGCTGATGCTATATTTCATCGACTCTTTTCTAAATTCGAAGCTTGCTGTTTTCTTGCAAATGTTAGGGTGGAATCAGAGGAAAAAGATGGACTAATTCACTTGCGAAATAAACTTCTCCGTAAGTTACTAGATGATAAGAATCTAGATATTGACACTCCATCTATTGGATCAACCTTTGTTCGTGAGAGGCTCAGTCGTATGAAGGtcctcattgttcttgatgatgtgaatGACTCAAGCCAAATCGAACTTCTAGCCGGAGGCAGAGATCATGCTCCGTATGGCCCCGGAAGTAGAATCATTTTAACAACTAGAGACAGGAGCCTACTTAAGCAAATTGTAAAAGAAGATAAGATATACGGGGTTCATGCATTAAAACGTGATGAAGCTCTTCAGCTCTTTCATTTGAATGCCTTCAAATATAACGCTCGTATAACAGATTATACAGAATTGGTGGAAAAGGTGGTAGATTATGCCGGTGGAATTCCATTAACtcttaaaattttgggttcttcaATCCTTTGCTGCGAGACCAAAGAAGATTGTTTAGATGAAATAATCACAATGAAAGAATCTCTGAGGAAAAACATTCAGAAAGTGTTGAAGATAAGTTACGATGGATTAAAAAACGAGAAGGAGATATTTCTTGATATAGCATGTTTTTATAAAGTGGAGACTATGTATATTGTAAAAAGAATGTCCGATGCTTGTGGTTTTCGTGCAGCAGGAATTAGAGTTCTCAGTGATAAGTCCCTCGTATCAATTTCCGAAAGCATGCTTATAGAAATGCCTGTTCTGGTCCAAGAAATGGGCAGGGAAATCGTTCACGAAGAATGTATTGAAGAGCCTGGAAAACGAAGTAGGTTGTTCAGTGCAGATGATGTCTGTCACGTACTGAAAAATAATACG GGAACTGGAGCCGTTCAATGCATATTCTTTAACATGTCTGAGATTGGACAGTTGAACCGTGCAGACTTCAAAAAGATGTTTAATCTAAGATTGCTCAATGTTGATAATTCTAGCTTTGGAAATTACTGGGAGTTAAACGTTTCTCTTCCCAATTCTCTTAGGTATCTTTCCTGCGTGGGATACCAACTGAAATCTTTGCCATCAGAATTTTCTCCAGAGAATCTTGTTGAGCTTCGAATACCCTACAGCAATGTCAAACAACTTTGGAATGAAGGCCAG AAGCTTGGAAAGTTAAAGGTGATGGATCTTAGTTACTCCATATATCTGACTGAAGTTCCAGATCTCTCTCAAAGTCTGAATATCGAACATATAAATCTTATGGGATGTACAAGTTTGGTTGAAATTCCTTTGTGTATTCGGCAACTGAACAAGCTTACTGTTCTTAACCTTGGATACTGCTCAAAGCTCAGAAATCTTCCGGAGATGCCAGGAAATATTGAATACTTAGATTTAAGTAGCACCGCGATAGAGGAATTGCCTTCATCAGTTTGGTTTAATGCAAACATTTCTACCTTGGATATTCAATGGTGTAAGGACCTTAAGAATCTTCCAAGCTGCGGTTGTAAGTTGAAATTACGTAATTTGTCTTTTTGGGGCTGCTCATCTCTTGGCAAGTTTTCAGAGCTTCCCCGGAACCTAACAGAGTTACAGTTGACTGAGACAGCAATAAAAGTATTGCCCTCATCAATCGAGCATCTCTCTCATCTCAAGAAAATTGAACTGGAAAGTTGCGAACGTCTTGCGAGTCTCCCAACAAGCATTTGCAAGTTAAATTCTCTTGAGAGACTTAACCTCACTGGTTGCTTAAAATTTCAATGCTTCCCACATATATTGGAGCCTATGGAGCACCTAAACTTTCTTAGCTTGTCAGAAACCGCTGTTAAAGAGCTACCCTCGTCGGTTGAAAATCTAATTGGGCTTCAGACATTACAGCTCTACCGGTGCAAAAAACTGAAGTCTGTCCCGAAAAGCATCTACAACTTAAACTCACTTCAAACTCTCACGTTTGGTGGTTGTTTAAAGCTTAGAAAGTTGCCTCAGTCCCGGGTAGGTTTGCGCTCTTTGGAAGAACTAAACCTCAGTTACAGTGGTATATTAGAAATCCCTGATCACCTTGTTTGCTTAACCTCGTTACGAGAGTTGGACCTAAGTGCAACCATGATCCGGAGCATACCTGCAAGCATCAACCAATCTTCTCACTTGTCTGTCCTTCGTTTAACCAAATGCAAGAAGCTACTGTCTATACCGGAGCTCCCAGCTGGGCTGCAAATTCTTGAAGCACAAGGCTGCTTGTCGCTGAATACAGCGTCCAAATCAAGGTCTGCGCTAATACAATTATGTCATGATGGATATGAATTTTCGCTACGCCATCTTTAG